A single genomic interval of Pyrobaculum arsenaticum DSM 13514 harbors:
- a CDS encoding ParA family protein, protein MHTISFVSASGGAGKTLFSILTAGALAIRGKKVLLIDMDPSASATLYLLDKYVEDCNLQMLLKNLVDYKLGRAARRIDVNDCLARHRVAGAEVASFDLLPGGNLSDIQSEVFQVSGWNRLMADLVAPIESRYDYVIVDSPNWLFPLFPMTVGLSSLYVVMTRPGKSEIEKTKVFLQRVFAIMDRQFGIAQPQIYSLVVLNQIKQIAKADEVEREGKATYDELSREFPGIKFAHSDKKAKYYGEKETAFWGLKYYEDLRLDSYRENGHVLVSSKAKESAKLQLRAYLELFTKFVEETVVYERLVE, encoded by the coding sequence ATGCATACAATAAGTTTCGTATCGGCCTCCGGCGGGGCTGGGAAGACGCTGTTTTCTATCCTCACAGCTGGCGCCCTTGCCATAAGGGGCAAAAAGGTGTTGCTCATAGATATGGACCCCTCCGCGTCGGCCACTCTTTACCTGCTCGACAAGTACGTGGAGGATTGCAACCTCCAGATGTTGTTGAAAAACCTCGTTGACTACAAGCTGGGCAGAGCCGCTAGGCGCATAGACGTCAATGACTGCTTGGCAAGGCATAGAGTCGCCGGAGCCGAAGTTGCATCGTTTGACCTACTGCCCGGGGGCAATCTAAGCGATATACAGTCTGAGGTGTTTCAGGTAAGTGGCTGGAATAGGCTTATGGCCGACCTAGTGGCCCCCATAGAGAGCCGATATGACTACGTCATAGTCGACTCCCCCAACTGGCTTTTTCCACTATTCCCAATGACAGTCGGGCTCTCTTCCCTCTACGTGGTCATGACGAGGCCTGGGAAGTCGGAGATTGAGAAAACCAAGGTCTTCCTCCAGAGGGTATTCGCCATTATGGACCGCCAGTTCGGCATAGCACAGCCGCAGATATACTCCCTAGTTGTGCTGAACCAGATAAAGCAAATCGCTAAGGCTGATGAGGTGGAACGGGAGGGGAAGGCTACGTACGACGAGCTTAGCAGAGAATTCCCCGGCATCAAGTTCGCCCACTCAGATAAAAAGGCTAAATACTACGGCGAGAAGGAGACAGCATTTTGGGGCCTCAAGTACTACGAAGACCTGAGATTAGATAGCTACAGGGAGAATGGTCATGTATTGGTATCGTCAAAGGCAAAAGAGTCTGCTAAGCTACAGCTCAGGGCGTATCTAGAGCTATTTACTAAGTTCGTGGAGGAGACGGTGGTTTACGAACGTTTAGTGGAGTAA
- a CDS encoding ribonuclease P protein subunit, whose protein sequence is MLCVDLLGKVVSTYRCSYKLRGVVIGETYNTFLIFTGSRVATVPKSVCRFFIHDDGLLVNGIYLVGYRDVRLFNCGKF, encoded by the coding sequence TGCGTTGACCTGCTGGGTAAGGTCGTCTCTACCTATAGGTGTTCCTACAAGCTGAGGGGGGTCGTCATCGGCGAGACTTACAACACCTTCCTAATTTTTACGGGTAGCAGAGTGGCCACTGTGCCGAAGAGCGTCTGCCGCTTCTTCATACACGACGATGGTCTTTTGGTCAACGGGATATATCTAGTGGGGTACAGAGACGTTAGGCTTTTCAACTGCGGCAAATTCTAG